In one window of Calypte anna isolate BGI_N300 chromosome 1, bCalAnn1_v1.p, whole genome shotgun sequence DNA:
- the GRAP2 gene encoding GRB2-related adapter protein 2 isoform X1, with protein sequence MEAIAKFDFSASGEDELSFQAGDMLKVLSSQEEWYKAEFRSQEGYVPKNFIDFHVPPWFDEKISRHEAENTLMSKGVGSFIVRASQNSHGDFSISVRHEDDVQHFKVMRDSKGNYYLWTEKFHSLNKLVDYYKTTSISRQKQILLRDSSQEDKRTLWVRALYDFDAVEHDELGFRTGDILEVLDSSNPSWWKGRLRGELGLFPANYVTPVLL encoded by the exons ATGGAAGCTATTGCCAAGTTTGATTTCAGTGCATCTGGAGAGGATGAGTTGAGCTTCCAGGCTGGTGATATGCTGAAG GTTTTGAGCTCCCAGGAAGAGTGGTACAAGGCTGAGTTCCGAAGTCAAGAGGGCTACGTTCCTAAGAACTTCATTGATTTTCACGTTCCCCC CTGGTTTGATGAGAAGATATCCCGCCACGAAGCAGAGAACACCCTCATGAGCAAAGGAGTTGGCTCCTTCATCGTCCGAGCCAGTCAGAACTCTCACGGTGACTTCTCCATCTCTGTCAG GCATGAAGATGATGTGCAACACTTCAAAGTGATGAGGGATTCAAAGGGTAACTATTACTTGTGGACAGAGAAATTTCACTCACTAAACAAGCTGGTGGACTACTACAAGACGACTTCCATCTCCAGGCAGAAGCAGATCTTACTGCGGGACAGTAGCCAAGAAGATAAG AGAACTCTGTGGGTCCGTGCCTTGTATGACTTTGATGCTGTGGAGCACGATGAGCTGGGCTTCCGCACGGGAGACATTTTAGAAGTCCTGGACAGCTCCAACCCATCTTGGTGGAAAGGACGACTGCGTGGAGAACTGGGTCTCTTCCCTGCCAACTATGTCACACCAGTGCTCCTGTAA
- the GRAP2 gene encoding GRB2-related adapter protein 2 isoform X2, translating to MEAIAKFDFSASGEDELSFQAGDMLKVLSSQEEWYKAEFRSQEGYVPKNFIDFHVPPHEDDVQHFKVMRDSKGNYYLWTEKFHSLNKLVDYYKTTSISRQKQILLRDSSQEDKRTLWVRALYDFDAVEHDELGFRTGDILEVLDSSNPSWWKGRLRGELGLFPANYVTPVLL from the exons ATGGAAGCTATTGCCAAGTTTGATTTCAGTGCATCTGGAGAGGATGAGTTGAGCTTCCAGGCTGGTGATATGCTGAAG GTTTTGAGCTCCCAGGAAGAGTGGTACAAGGCTGAGTTCCGAAGTCAAGAGGGCTACGTTCCTAAGAACTTCATTGATTTTCACGTTCCCCC GCATGAAGATGATGTGCAACACTTCAAAGTGATGAGGGATTCAAAGGGTAACTATTACTTGTGGACAGAGAAATTTCACTCACTAAACAAGCTGGTGGACTACTACAAGACGACTTCCATCTCCAGGCAGAAGCAGATCTTACTGCGGGACAGTAGCCAAGAAGATAAG AGAACTCTGTGGGTCCGTGCCTTGTATGACTTTGATGCTGTGGAGCACGATGAGCTGGGCTTCCGCACGGGAGACATTTTAGAAGTCCTGGACAGCTCCAACCCATCTTGGTGGAAAGGACGACTGCGTGGAGAACTGGGTCTCTTCCCTGCCAACTATGTCACACCAGTGCTCCTGTAA
- the GRAP2 gene encoding GRB2-related adapter protein 2 isoform X3, which yields MEAIAKFDFSASGEDELSFQAGDMLKVLSSQEEWYKAEFRSQEGYVPKNFIDFHVPPWFDEKISRHEAENTLMSKGVGSFIVRASQNSHGDFSISVRHEDDVQHFKVMRDSKGNYYLWTEKFHSLNKLVDYYKTTSISRQKQILLRDSSQEDKERRGGSLERMGWEGFHLDAAAGEDRSSIAKRYTEHPVPILQQQQDRYGGSLDRKDGLYGLREHGQGSATAMQRRYTDPLYQQTPRTLWVRALYDFDAVEHDELGFRTGDILEVLDSSNPSWWKGRLRGELGLFPANYVTPVLL from the exons ATGGAAGCTATTGCCAAGTTTGATTTCAGTGCATCTGGAGAGGATGAGTTGAGCTTCCAGGCTGGTGATATGCTGAAG GTTTTGAGCTCCCAGGAAGAGTGGTACAAGGCTGAGTTCCGAAGTCAAGAGGGCTACGTTCCTAAGAACTTCATTGATTTTCACGTTCCCCC CTGGTTTGATGAGAAGATATCCCGCCACGAAGCAGAGAACACCCTCATGAGCAAAGGAGTTGGCTCCTTCATCGTCCGAGCCAGTCAGAACTCTCACGGTGACTTCTCCATCTCTGTCAG GCATGAAGATGATGTGCAACACTTCAAAGTGATGAGGGATTCAAAGGGTAACTATTACTTGTGGACAGAGAAATTTCACTCACTAAACAAGCTGGTGGACTACTACAAGACGACTTCCATCTCCAGGCAGAAGCAGATCTTACTGCGGGACAGTAGCCAAGAAGATAAG GAGAGGCGTGGGGGGAGCCTGGAACGGATGGGTTGGGAAGGATTCCACCTggatgcagcagctggagaagatCGTTCTTCTATAGCCAAGAGATACACAGAGCACCCTGTCCCCATACTGCAGCAGCAACAG GATAGATATGGTGGGAGTCTGGACAGGAAGGATGGGCTGTACGGACTAAGGGAACATGGCCAAGGAAGTGCAACAGCTATGCAACGAAGATATACAGACCCACTGTACCAGCAGACACCA AGAACTCTGTGGGTCCGTGCCTTGTATGACTTTGATGCTGTGGAGCACGATGAGCTGGGCTTCCGCACGGGAGACATTTTAGAAGTCCTGGACAGCTCCAACCCATCTTGGTGGAAAGGACGACTGCGTGGAGAACTGGGTCTCTTCCCTGCCAACTATGTCACACCAGTGCTCCTGTAA